Proteins from a single region of Labedella gwakjiensis:
- a CDS encoding type II toxin-antitoxin system Phd/YefM family antitoxin produces the protein MSIVSVADARKHLSDVISRSKDEAVFIERRGQRAAVVISPEQYERMMEALEDAEDVAAFDEAMAEEGPDVPWAEVKADLGWA, from the coding sequence ATGTCGATCGTCAGTGTCGCGGATGCCCGCAAGCACCTCTCCGATGTCATCTCCCGCTCCAAGGACGAGGCCGTGTTCATCGAGCGCCGCGGTCAGCGCGCAGCGGTCGTCATCAGTCCGGAGCAGTACGAGCGGATGATGGAAGCGCTCGAAGACGCCGAGGACGTGGCCGCGTTCGACGAGGCGATGGCCGAGGAGGGACCCGACGTTCCGTGGGCCGAGGTCAAGGCCGACCTGGGCTGGGCGTGA
- a CDS encoding pentapeptide repeat-containing protein, producing MSGRTRVELGRREDLGADCANCFGLCCVALAFAKSADFPFDKPAGEPCENLDGADGCRIHPHLRDRGFKGCTVFDCFGAGQKVSRRTFDGRSWRDDPQTRAAMFSTFPIVRRLHELLWYLDEAITLVEQTRDAGPWSAAFERVRELSDGSADELAALDVDAEYDAARALLVEASEIARAGIAQPTRERGHRAPGPRSDLMGARMAGADLRGVTLRGSIAIAADLSGAQMDRCDVLGVDMRDADLSGTDLAGAIYLTQMQVNSARGDARTLLPPGFERPSHWAGSPVAG from the coding sequence GTGAGCGGACGGACGCGGGTGGAGCTGGGGCGCCGGGAGGATCTCGGCGCCGATTGCGCGAACTGCTTCGGGCTGTGCTGCGTCGCGCTGGCGTTCGCGAAGTCCGCCGACTTCCCGTTCGACAAGCCGGCGGGGGAGCCGTGCGAGAACCTCGACGGCGCCGACGGGTGCCGCATCCACCCGCACCTGCGCGATCGCGGGTTCAAGGGCTGCACGGTGTTCGACTGCTTCGGCGCCGGTCAGAAGGTGTCGCGGCGCACGTTCGATGGGCGTTCGTGGCGGGACGACCCGCAGACGCGCGCGGCGATGTTCTCCACGTTCCCGATCGTGCGGAGGCTCCACGAACTCCTCTGGTACCTCGACGAGGCGATCACGCTCGTCGAGCAGACCCGGGACGCGGGGCCGTGGTCCGCCGCCTTCGAACGCGTCCGGGAGCTCAGTGACGGCAGCGCCGACGAGCTCGCGGCCCTCGACGTCGACGCGGAGTACGACGCGGCACGCGCTCTGCTGGTCGAGGCCAGCGAGATCGCCCGCGCCGGTATCGCGCAGCCGACGCGCGAGCGCGGACACCGTGCGCCGGGCCCGAGGAGTGACCTGATGGGCGCCCGGATGGCCGGTGCCGACCTGCGCGGGGTGACCCTGCGCGGGAGCATCGCGATCGCGGCCGATCTCAGCGGCGCACAGATGGACCGCTGCGACGTGCTCGGCGTCGACATGCGTGACGCGGATCTCAGCGGCACCGACCTCGCGGGCGCCATCTATCTCACGCAGATGCAGGTCAACAGCGCCCGCGGCGACGCGCGAACGCTGCTCCCGCCCGGCTTCGAGCGTCCCTCGCACTGGGCCGGGAGTCCGGTCGCGGGCTGA